DNA from Candidatus Lokiarchaeota archaeon:
CAATATGTCCGAGCATATGGAGAAGCGCATGCAAAAGATCAGAGATAACCGGCGATTACCGCCGAAGATTATCAATCAACTTGAAAATAAGTTTGAGAAGTTAGATGTAACAGAAGACGAATTTGATCAAATCTGCGATAATGTAATTCAGTCCTATGAACGGTCCATAGTTGAACCTGGTGAAGCTGTAGGAACGGTTGCTGCTCAAAGTATAGGGGAGCCTGGCACACAGATGACACTGCGTACTTTTCACTATGCCGGTGTTGCAGAATTGAGCGTTACCCAAGGTCTTCCGCGTCTTATCGAGATTGTTGACGCACGTAGAAATCCAAGCACTCCCACGATGACCATTCACTTGGACCCATCTATTGCAGCTGATCGTTCAGAGGCCAAGAAAATAGCACAAAACATTGAGATGGTACTCGTAGAGAGTGTAGCTAGCAACGTTTCTATCGATCTACTTAGACAGGCTATTGATATACGGCTTGACCCCGAACTCATGGAAGACAAGGACCTAACTGTGGAAGCAGTGGCTGAAGCAATCGACAATGACATTAAGAGAAAGGGGGAAGTTGAAACTGGCAAAAACACCATTTTTGTTTACCCTACTAGTGATGAGCTCGCCGATCTCCAGCGACTTAGTGACAAGATACGCGAGGTTAGAGTGAAGGGTATTGATGATGTAACACATGTGGTTATTCGAAAGGACGGTGGGGAATATGTCTTGTATACCGAAGGCACTAATCTTGAAGATGCATTGGAAATAGAAGGTGTAGACCCGAACCGAATCCACACAAACCACCTACGAGAAATTCTTGAGGTTCTCGGAATTGAAGCTACGAGGAACGGAATAATCAAAGAAGCACTTGCAGTTCTTGACGAGCAGGGTATGGACGTTGATGTGCGCCATATCATCTTGGTGGCTGACATGATGACCCATTCAGGTGAGATTCAACAAATTGGCCGCCATGGAATATCAGGACAAAAACACAGCACACTCGCCAGAGCTGCTTTTGAAGTCACAATCAAGCATCTGCTTGGTGCAGGTATCGCTGGTACTAGAGATCCCCTTGATGGTATCACTGAGA
Protein-coding regions in this window:
- the rpoA2 gene encoding DNA-directed RNA polymerase subunit A'', coding for MEKRMQKIRDNRRLPPKIINQLENKFEKLDVTEDEFDQICDNVIQSYERSIVEPGEAVGTVAAQSIGEPGTQMTLRTFHYAGVAELSVTQGLPRLIEIVDARRNPSTPTMTIHLDPSIAADRSEAKKIAQNIEMVLVESVASNVSIDLLRQAIDIRLDPELMEDKDLTVEAVAEAIDNDIKRKGEVETGKNTIFVYPTSDELADLQRLSDKIREVRVKGIDDVTHVVIRKDGGEYVLYTEGTNLEDALEIEGVDPNRIHTNHLREILEVLGIEATRNGIIKEALAVLDEQGMDVDVRHIILVADMMTHSGEIQQIGRHGISGQKHSTLARAAFEVTIKHLLGAGIAGTRDPLDGITENVILGQLIPLGTGSIDLLMNPQASNS